In one window of Rhodoglobus vestalii DNA:
- a CDS encoding TrmH family RNA methyltransferase encodes MPVLPVTELSDPRLADYSHQTDVALRKAQGTEHGLYLAESAIVLRRALRSGHRVRSVLALGTAVNEVVELVGDDVPIFTGDGALLAELTGYVLHRGVIASMHRPPLLTPETLIADARRIVILENVVDPTNVGAIFRSVAGIGADAVLVTGQCSDPFYRRAIRVSMGTVLQVPWTRIGNWTDTRALLTASGFQIAALALEDGAVSLRDYAADAPERVALVLGTEGHGLTREAIEAADTIVQIPMRHGIDSLNVAATAAVAMFALAVN; translated from the coding sequence GTGCCCGTCCTCCCTGTTACTGAGCTGAGCGATCCGCGTCTCGCCGACTACTCCCACCAGACCGATGTTGCCCTGCGTAAAGCTCAGGGAACCGAGCACGGCCTCTACCTCGCCGAGTCTGCGATTGTGCTCCGGCGGGCACTGCGCTCCGGCCACCGGGTGCGTTCGGTGTTGGCTCTCGGCACCGCCGTCAACGAGGTTGTCGAACTCGTGGGCGATGACGTACCGATCTTCACCGGCGATGGTGCGTTGCTGGCTGAACTGACCGGCTACGTTCTGCACCGTGGTGTTATCGCGTCGATGCACCGGCCGCCGCTGCTCACACCTGAAACGCTGATTGCGGATGCTCGCCGCATCGTCATTCTCGAGAACGTTGTCGACCCCACCAATGTTGGTGCCATCTTTCGCTCGGTCGCCGGCATTGGGGCGGATGCGGTGCTCGTCACCGGGCAGTGCTCCGACCCGTTCTACCGCCGCGCGATCCGTGTCTCGATGGGAACGGTGCTGCAGGTGCCGTGGACCCGCATTGGCAACTGGACGGACACTCGCGCGCTGCTGACGGCATCCGGATTTCAGATTGCGGCGTTGGCTCTCGAAGACGGTGCGGTCTCACTGCGTGACTATGCGGCGGATGCTCCCGAACGGGTTGCGCTTGTGCTCGGCACCGAAGGCCACGGCCTCACCCGCGAAGCCATTGAGGCTGCAGACACGATTGTGCAGATCCCGATGCGCCACGGCATCGACTCGCTCAACGTTGCCGCGACGGCTGCGGTCGCAATGTTCGCGCTCGCCGTCAACTAG
- a CDS encoding isochorismatase family protein, whose translation MVSALFIIDVQNDFTEGGALGVAGGAAVAADITNFLWANAEHYCVIVASRDWHDADNDNGGHFATDAEPNFVDTWPVHCVADTFGAEYHPGLNTQQIGTHVRKGQGAPAYSIFEGTTDDGETVRALLDRLEVEHIDIAGIATDYCILASAMDAVGTGRTVTVLSDLIAGVAPESSAEALVTMKDAGITLVPDSQ comes from the coding sequence GTGGTTTCTGCATTGTTCATCATCGACGTTCAAAATGACTTCACTGAGGGTGGCGCTCTCGGCGTTGCGGGCGGGGCTGCCGTCGCCGCCGACATCACCAACTTTCTGTGGGCCAACGCGGAACACTATTGCGTGATCGTTGCCTCCCGAGACTGGCACGACGCCGACAACGATAACGGTGGCCACTTTGCCACGGATGCCGAACCCAACTTTGTTGACACCTGGCCCGTGCACTGTGTCGCCGACACCTTCGGTGCCGAATACCATCCCGGGCTTAACACTCAGCAAATCGGTACCCATGTGCGCAAAGGCCAGGGGGCGCCGGCCTACTCCATCTTTGAGGGAACTACCGATGATGGTGAGACGGTGCGCGCTCTGCTCGATCGTCTCGAGGTTGAGCACATCGATATTGCGGGGATCGCCACCGACTACTGCATACTCGCCTCAGCGATGGATGCGGTGGGAACGGGCCGCACAGTAACGGTACTCAGTGACCTGATCGCCGGCGTCGCACCCGAATCAAGCGCCGAGGCACTGGTCACTATGAAAGATGCCGGTATCACGCTTGTGCCCGATAGCCAGTGA
- a CDS encoding D-alanyl-D-alanine carboxypeptidase/D-alanyl-D-alanine-endopeptidase — protein MSESANSEPKAPGGIGAFIANHPTAIAAVVAALVFVLLAVGAVFAGIAVGSNSSSAENGAEEVTVDSRSQPDANPAAAAIRTCSVQGLASVAAFPSLVGVVTDAATGDVLWGRSEATAASPAHIVTALTGAAALQALGPDTRISTKVIDGSTPGTIVLVGGGDPTLATTNASFYRDAPQLSDLASQAMTRYEELHPGEPITQIVLDSTLWNTSDAWDPNWPERERTGGYHSYVTALMINGDRADPTAAISPRGTNPVKSAGEAFAQAAGLPAVSFTTGAAVGTTVLAEVKSQPVSILVEQMLLSGDDSLAESLARLVSLKLGLNGSAASLTQAIPSALADAGLTDAGTITTTDGSGLSPQNQAPPKIIADFMSQGATGSGAIAATFAMLPVAGESGDLYNRFEGDAAAASGQAKAKSGWTNQEHSLGGVVSAADGTQLAFAFYSIGEGISQDARTALDNLAAGVYECGNNLSNY, from the coding sequence GTGAGTGAATCAGCGAACAGTGAGCCGAAAGCGCCGGGAGGAATCGGAGCGTTCATCGCCAACCACCCCACCGCGATCGCTGCGGTGGTTGCAGCGCTAGTTTTTGTGCTGCTCGCTGTGGGCGCGGTATTCGCAGGAATCGCGGTTGGCTCTAACAGCTCGTCAGCCGAGAACGGCGCCGAGGAAGTCACGGTCGATTCGCGGAGCCAACCCGATGCCAACCCCGCCGCCGCCGCGATCCGCACCTGTTCGGTTCAAGGGTTGGCGTCGGTTGCTGCCTTCCCGTCACTGGTCGGTGTTGTGACGGATGCGGCCACGGGTGACGTGCTGTGGGGCCGCTCAGAAGCCACAGCGGCCAGCCCCGCCCACATTGTCACCGCCCTGACCGGGGCCGCGGCCCTGCAGGCTCTGGGCCCAGACACCCGCATCAGCACCAAAGTCATTGACGGCTCCACCCCCGGAACAATTGTGCTTGTCGGTGGGGGAGACCCGACGCTGGCCACCACAAATGCGTCGTTCTACCGCGATGCCCCCCAGTTGTCGGATCTCGCTTCGCAAGCCATGACCCGCTACGAAGAACTGCATCCGGGGGAACCCATCACCCAGATCGTGTTGGATTCCACCCTCTGGAATACCAGCGATGCGTGGGATCCGAATTGGCCCGAACGGGAACGCACCGGCGGCTACCACTCATACGTCACCGCCCTCATGATCAATGGTGACCGTGCCGACCCCACCGCCGCTATCAGCCCGCGCGGCACCAACCCCGTGAAATCCGCCGGAGAAGCGTTCGCCCAGGCCGCAGGTTTACCCGCCGTCAGCTTCACTACCGGCGCCGCGGTCGGCACCACAGTATTGGCCGAAGTGAAATCGCAACCGGTGAGTATTCTTGTCGAACAAATGCTACTCAGCGGCGACGACTCCCTCGCCGAATCGCTCGCCAGACTCGTCTCCCTGAAACTGGGGCTCAACGGTTCAGCGGCATCGCTGACACAGGCCATTCCGAGCGCACTGGCGGATGCCGGCCTCACCGACGCGGGCACCATCACCACCACCGATGGGTCGGGCCTGAGCCCCCAAAATCAGGCACCGCCGAAGATTATTGCCGACTTCATGTCGCAGGGGGCTACCGGTTCCGGCGCAATCGCTGCCACCTTCGCAATGCTTCCCGTTGCGGGCGAAAGCGGCGACCTGTACAACCGGTTTGAGGGCGACGCGGCGGCGGCATCCGGCCAGGCTAAGGCAAAGTCGGGATGGACTAACCAAGAACACTCCCTCGGTGGTGTCGTCAGTGCCGCCGATGGCACCCAGTTGGCATTCGCGTTCTACTCGATTGGCGAGGGAATATCGCAGGATGCCCGCACCGCCCTCGACAACCTTGCTGCTGGTGTCTATGAGTGCGGCAACAATCTCAGCAACTACTGA
- a CDS encoding lysophospholipid acyltransferase family protein, with the protein MKYRNEPIYTAAIGAGRAMFGGLRVRRTIIGAEHLPNNGGAVIAMTHFGYLEFALIEWATWLHNRRRIRFMAKKSVFEKPMVGAFMRNMKHISVDMKAGATAYTAAVKALQGGELIGVFPEAGVSASFTIRDFKTGAVRLAAEAGVPLIPLAVWGGQRLLTKNRKIRLRERMGVPIMIVVGEPITVTAADDVVASTAQLKTIMVGLLETAQQAYPLDGAGQWWQPRALGGTAPTPEEAATADAARELRRAQKH; encoded by the coding sequence ATGAAGTACCGCAACGAGCCGATTTACACCGCAGCGATCGGTGCCGGTCGCGCCATGTTTGGGGGGTTGCGGGTGCGCCGCACCATTATTGGGGCCGAGCACTTGCCCAACAATGGTGGGGCTGTTATTGCTATGACCCACTTTGGGTATCTGGAGTTTGCCCTCATTGAGTGGGCGACGTGGCTTCATAATCGCCGCCGCATCCGTTTCATGGCGAAGAAGAGTGTTTTTGAGAAGCCCATGGTTGGTGCGTTTATGCGCAACATGAAACATATCTCCGTCGACATGAAGGCCGGAGCCACCGCCTACACTGCGGCGGTCAAAGCGCTGCAGGGGGGCGAGCTGATTGGTGTGTTTCCCGAGGCCGGGGTGAGCGCTTCGTTCACAATTCGTGACTTCAAGACCGGTGCCGTTCGCTTAGCGGCAGAAGCCGGTGTGCCCCTCATTCCGCTTGCGGTGTGGGGCGGACAAAGACTCCTGACAAAAAACCGCAAGATCAGGTTGCGCGAACGTATGGGCGTACCCATCATGATCGTGGTCGGTGAGCCAATCACCGTGACGGCAGCGGATGACGTGGTGGCTTCGACAGCGCAGCTCAAGACCATTATGGTGGGTCTGCTTGAGACAGCGCAGCAGGCTTATCCGCTTGACGGGGCTGGCCAGTGGTGGCAGCCGCGCGCTCTCGGGGGCACCGCCCCCACACCCGAGGAGGCGGCCACGGCAGACGCTGCGCGTGAGCTTCGGCGGGCGCAGAAACACTGA